In the Heterodontus francisci isolate sHetFra1 chromosome 8, sHetFra1.hap1, whole genome shotgun sequence genome, one interval contains:
- the LOC137372950 gene encoding N-myc proto-oncogene protein-like — protein sequence MRSPMYQLQQKNPRIPTHIESQSFQDLSGSGLESISLVSEMPHQENEDPNSDGESSLSTGSTPSHSSVSEEETDVVTTEKQRLAVGSIAKGKSPRNHSQTLASIKRCSLEIQQQHNYAAPSLLLRREPPAPQRAITDRYLHEAKYSSPNKSLTLSPRPSDEEDEERRRTRNVLKRQRRNELKHCLLAFQDEVPELTKNDKASKAVILKKAAEYVSRLKAQQQKLNAEMEKLQKKQQQMRHKFSDTPPKRYMDT from the coding sequence atgaggtcaccaatgtaccaattacagcagaagaaTCCAAGAATACCCACCCACATTGAGTCACAGTCCtttcaggatctcagtggttctggtttggaaagtatcagcctcgtctcagagatgccacaccaagagaatgaagatccaaactcagatggtgaaagttctctaTCAACAGGCAGTACCCCTTCACATTCCAGCGTCTCAGAAGAAGAGACTGACGTTGtaaccactgagaagcaaaggctggcagtggggagcattgctaaggggaaatctccaagaaaCCACTCGCAGACTctagccagcatcaaacggtgcagtctggaaatccagcaacagcacaactatgctgctcCTTCACTTCTGCTCCGTAGAGAACCACCTGCACCACAAAGAGCCATaacagacaggtacctccatgaggccaagtattcctcccccaacaagtccttgaccttgagccccaggccttcagacgaggaggatgaggagaggcgaaggacacgcaatgtcctgaagaggcagaggaggaatgagttgaagcattgtctgttggcttttcaagatgaggtgccggaacttaccaagaatgacaaggcctcaaaagcggTCATCTTGAAAAAAGcagcagagtatgttagcaggctgaaggcacagcaacagaaactgaatgcagagatggagaaacttcagaaaaaacagcaacagatgagacacaaattctcCGACacaccaccaaaacgatatatggacacttaa